The DNA region TTTGGATTCTCCTCGTGATTGACTTTATCTCACACGATTGCTGCTCGTCAAAGTCGAGCTCAGATTCAAAGCTTGTTGATCACGATCGGGTCGTGCTCCAATGTAAATAACGAGTTCCTGATTCTCAGTGTTCACCGGCAAGTGTTGATGCCAGATTGTCAGACGGATTGTGGATGCAACCTGGCAAATCATGCAGCACAACAGCGTTACGTTAGGTTTCTTCCGCCTCATTTTCTGTTCTGATGGCTACAGTTGTTGTGAAGGCCATCTGAGCCCATGGAGTTTCATCTCTAGCCGTAGATATAGTAGGCTTAGCAGTGGTATGCATGCTTGTTACGTATTTCTAATATCATTTGAGCGCTGAATTGGGTTGGATTTAGCACGATTCTTAGCGATGGTAATTTTTTCAAAGAAGCGAAGGTAATTTAAGGCCTTCCGCAGTGTGAGCTCTGAGTGATGCTCCAAATAGAGAGAGAAAATCTAAGCATCACTTCACACACTGCAGCTACCAATCCTCAGTGATGCCAATGGAGTAAACAAGCGGAAACGACAGCTTCTTCTTTCTTGCAAGTACTGATCTGTCATTCTTTACCATTCTTGAACAATCTTTGTTATATTTGGTAGGCCCCACAAGTGATGCCGCATAAACTTTTCACATTGCAGCTCCAAAGAGCAGTGCCCATTTTTTATTGTGGGTcccatttttttttttttggcatcACTGCACATTGTGGAGGGCCTAACATTCCCAGAAATTTCGCATTTCCTTCTAAATTCAGATTTGTAGCTACGTATCCTCTTAGCAAGCCTTGATTCGCATCAATCCGGTTACACGTGGCCACGCCTTAAGACAGTGCTTTTTTTTTGTGAGGAAGACAGTGCTTTTGTTACTTACGGGTACTGAAGACGCCATTGGCAAATCCGGCCTAGCTGGGTGAGTTGTTTTTGGGAAGGAAGAAATtagagtttttttaaaaaaaaaaggttaaaaaaattaaatttgaaaaaggggtaccgttttgaaaattttcgaaaaatgggtgcctcctgcccgatcaacgggcgggaggcgtggggccagcgacctcccgcccatccaacgggcgggaggtccgaaATTTTTTCCCAGACCCCTTCcgagggtctcttcgcgaataagaaaagctTTTCTTATTCGCAAAAAGGCCcctgaggcatcccgcccgcccaacggacGGGAAGTTCCCGTTTTCTTATTTTCAGTTCGAATTCTTGTTTTACATACTATTTTAAATttatacttttttcaaatacaagatttattcgccatactcttttgtatatatataaaattttaattcaattttacgaagaagattactgtatctaaaactcgtatgaagatggttaaacgataacgttttgcaacatagaatccaaatattacgatagtacgatacatcaacccattaaaaataaaatagtatcatacaaaaacagtttaaatatatagagtccaccgaatcaggagtatctaccccgCCTGTCCCGGACCTCGCACTCTCTTCAtcctcccccctagtcctaggccgtcggcgtatgtggccctccgagtacgtgaatgcatctggagcacggtgaggacgaggcggaggaggtgctggCGTGAACGgatcatcctgggactgtgcagccggagcgtcatacgtctgggagggATCAATGATATcaggcccggcgccgccgcccaccaactcCGACCAAGCGACGAAGCCGCCCTCCTAGTCGttccagtccggcacaccgaatagaccaccgtgtgcaggagctcccatcgaccatgcatgctaagtatagccctgagagtacggagcagctggcgtcgaacccgacgagagagacgttcctggagcataggcgccaaacgtctaaggctccattcttgcaggaggagatcctattgccgtcgagtgcatgactgtaaaaacaaacgaaattagtcgtgtaaatcaaagttgatcgaaatggcaataataaaggacttacagctcgaactagcggcagtaccgctggacgctgcgtgcggtgctgcagaggtcgacgggtcagctgtgtacacgtgggcggacgcatgagatgaactggaggcccccacgtcgtctctgccgcgacacgtcagtgcacgtaacgctcgcgtcaagttgtcttgaatcttaTGAAAGCTGTCTTTGTACTGTGcgtccggtacacgtactccacgttcaagcaacgtgatctgaaatgtagcttcgacctccgcgcagttgatcagatcgatctgcatacgtaatgggaagcagagtaatattgttatcaattttttataaaaaaaattcataattgaagttgcgaaagacgtaccgcgccacgctgcgcctgatcacggtacaagggatacatgtccgagatggtcggctggtgctgatgctccgcgtcatcaatacgtgaaagagtgacgtacggacgcgtgcgagtgaggtaccagcggaggtatacGCCGTAAGACGCCTCcgtgtgtggctgcggctcgtcccacacattGTTAGGTGCGTTTAGCCACCCTCCTACGTACTCCTGCAGCTTGACAACCCAGTTGACCttgttggcatgatatcccctgcgcgaatatctgttgcaaacatttgaaagacaacattatttcatgataacgatcggtccaaagcgaacccatcgtggggctatcctcgtgcCACATCCCATAAATCTCGGGCGGATAAGactcctcgctgattagggggcgtgctatggtgaatcgctcgtacgaccatagctgcagcagaagtggatAGCCTATGATGACagcggtcctctccgtcttgaaacaggcctggcaaaggcctcggtacgtggcagcaagcactgccgatccccagctccacccaggtacctggcccggctccgcatccgcaatcgcgccCGCGTACTGGATGAGAACCTTGTTGACATAATTGCcgctagagttgcagaaaagagtccagccgaacaaccacaacagatatgcctccaggcagcgcgacacctcgtactgctcagccagagggtggagatcctgagcctgaaatatatttctttaatgcttagaggtagtcacaaatgattcaattaaattaattaaaaataattgtattacccaaccctTGGTGGGGCCGGGCGCGTCAGGTACGTCCAAAAAATATGGCAGGTTCATTGGAGCAAATCGCTCCtgaagctccgccctccaggtaagtggcacggcaaccgggccaacagcttcacctgcaatgggaagcccgagcaggtacgacacgtcctgcaacgtgggggccatctccccgcacggcaagtggaacgtgtgcgtctccggacgccacctgtccgccaacgccgcaagtagagagcggtccagctgcatccgcttcttcgcgccaccgtcttggccgtcgccagcctgaagcatacgtgcgagtggcagcaaaccagcctcacgtaacctatatattttgcattgtggttacaattgtcgtacaagctatacattcattccgtaaaaaaatacaaagtatcacctgtcaagccagcggtcgtccaggtgcaacaactctttTGCTACACGAGAGCGCAGCTAGTGAAGctgctgcccctccaccgctgccaggtacgacctgtgccgttcgtcggtgttcgcgtcaaggagctccggtgtctgcgccatatctgcatgaaaaatataactaccctaagacatattcctacaaacaattgaaaatactaaaaactattcaaaatataactaccctaagaaatattttaaaaactattgaaaatactaaaaactattcaaaatataactatcctaagaaatattcctaaaaactattgaaatacTACAAactatcaaaatataactaccctaagaaatatatctaaaaactattaaaaatactaaaaactattcaaaatataactacactaagaaatatttctaaaaactattgaaaatactaaaaactcctcaaaatataactaccctaagaaatattcctaaaaactattgaaaatactaaaaactattcaaaatataactatcctaacaaatatatctaaaaactattgaaaatactaaaactattcaaaatagaactaccctaacaaatatttctaaaagctattgaaaatactgaaaactattctaacaaatattcctaaaaataattgataattatacgactagaacgagaatatacctccaaaccgacgtgtgaacagggcttcaccgcttcctctcctctcttcctctcctctctttctttttttcttgatttttgctgaataatatGGGAATTtgggggtgggtgggggcttaaatagtggggggggagggaacgtcccgcccgttgggagggcgggatgcctctCCGGGTAACCTCCcacccgttgggagggcgggatgcccctcagtggacctcccgcccgttggacgggCGAGATGCCGCGTTAGGGGCTTCTTCgcaaataagaaaagtttcttattcgcgaagagaccctcgggaggggtctggaaatatttttggacctcccgcccgttggatgggcgggagatctccggccccacgcctcccgcccgttgattgggcgggaggcacccatttttcgaatATTTCCAAAACGGCACCccttttcaaatttaattttttttaaatccctttttaaaaaaaagtcgAAGAAATTAGCCAGATGAGCTGGGCCATCTCTCTACCAGAGCTCCATTCCACTTTAGCCCGGCCCACAAACACACTACTACGGCCCATAAGCGTCGCATTCGAAGCCTACCAACCACATcaccggcggggcggcgggctcgCCCAGCGCCGTGGAAACCGTAGCCGAAGAGAAAGAGGAAAAGAAGCCTACACGCCCAATCTCGCGTCTCGCCGGCGGCCGCCACCGTCACCGCCATGATCAGCATCCTCGCGCAGGTAACCCAGCCTAAACCCCTTTAAGCACCGAGAAATCGACAGGATCCCATTTGATTGTTGTGGCTGATTCGGTTCGTTTTCTTGTTGGTTGGGTCTGGATCTACGCGCAGGAGCGCCTCCTCGGGTTCGCCCTGGGCTCCGTCTCCATGGGCGGCTTCGTCCTTCACCAGCGCCGCGCCATCTACCGCTCCCTCGCCGAAGCGGACGGGTCGCCTTACTCCTACCAGGTCGGCATCTGGCTGCTTCCTCCGAACATAGCAAATGTCTGCTTTCTGAACTATTGTGGCGGTTCATGGCTTAATTTTCCGTTGAACGCATGACAGACTTCTAGTGACCATCAGAAATTCGTGATCTTttgtttatgttgtgatcttttACCGCCACTAGCATGGCAAATTGGCAATAGGCAGGTTATAATCACACGGGTTCCAATTAAAACAGATATTTAGTTTGAAGAATCCTCTGTCTTTCTATGACGTTAGTGCAATTCCTTCAGTAACGCATTAAGCGAATGGGTTGCTGCAACTGCAACCATTACAATTCTATATTCAAGGTAGTTCATTCCTCACCACAGTAGAAAGGTGGACATTGCAAGCTCAATAGATAACAAATGATACCTCCGTTCATTTCaatacattttattttttagaAAAAGTCAAACTTCCTAATTTTTGACCAATAGTTGATCAAATTATTTGCAAGTTTAGTGATAACAAgtttgtcggtacatacggacagaggtacctcctgctagggtgtccagctctggcgtgtgcgccaagtgcatcgtggtggacgcacTCCACCACGtgctcggccgcctatcctcGATCATCGCGGGCCTTGCCCACCAGAGAGTCGTCTGACAGCGTGCCCAACCTGATGGGCgcaaggttatccgtgacctcgCCCTTGGCCTTTGGGTGAcgtggcgtacggcccgggcctgacagctgggatcatggtcttcGGACCTCCCTccgtgctcttataggtccggTGCCTCCGCGTACCCACAAGAATAGGGTGCTTGGAAatggcctccacaggcccggaccccccgggggggtccggcgccgccacgtgtgggagccagaccccaaCAGGCCTGTCCACCCGGACTGGCcttgggggcccggacctcccttcccctcgggaaggggtccggtgccaccacgtgccgCCCCGACAGCTAGGCCAACCCTGCCACatgcccgtggcagaaggcctTCCGTGGGACGCCGGCCCAattaccgcattaaatgcgggtagctgggctgcgcgtgcccaagacagggcatggcctgcccactgacacactgggcaagtatgctgacaccacggtaagcccgcctgtttccaaggcggcgcgtcactgtgctctgcgcgcgggcgagtggcgtgtagtcacatcacagctccgcgcgcgtgagcaaggAGTAATGATGGACTGCTGCAGGCGAGCTAAGGCGTGCGCTGTTACAGTGAGcacggaggcgacggcgcggcgggtcaacGTAGCgccttcgcctgtcagcgggcactgtcccaacagtgacagcacgtcttccactgtgcgtaacactgacagcaggcactgtgccaGTAAGGTGGCACATGACTATACCCAGGTTGctgatacgcacatcaacttctcgatcgaggactacaggaaggagctggagtgAAGATCACCGAATCTGTGGCATTGAAGGCTCCAGTGAGCATATTATTTAATGTGTCACccggtccacctgtcgggaccccaTCCAGTGTACGCACTCCGCTTgagtctataaaagggagagtgcgccCGTTAGAACGCGGGTTCAGATAAGCTTTCTCAAGCTTTCTCATGCTCTTCCAAGAACTCataagcaatacaacacacaagtgGACATAGGGtcttacgctccggcggcctgaaccactctaaatccccgTGTCCTTTCCGTGTTCATCCACCCTTTGGTCAAGCGTTCCTAGGtgtcccccaaactcatcctaaactaggattaggcgggtgcattccgccacccggctggagatttcctccgataAAGTTATATCACTAGATTTGCATATCAAAGTACTTTTGATATGCTATTGGTTTTGTAATGATTGATGGTATATTATAAGAGAAATCGAAGGTCAAATATGCTTATGGCGACTTTACAAATCAGGATGAAAACTAACATAGGCTAAAAACAGAAATTTAGGAGGCTTTTATTCCCTCCTTAGTTTGTTGTATTTTTCCTCAAATCCGTGCTGTCTGGATCTGGATTGATGTTCCTGTTGCTGCTTCACTAATAGAGATTGTAGTTTAGTGTGGTATTAATGGCATTATAAAATATGAGAAACCTCCAAGTTAGAAAATGTCAAATTCTGTTTCTGAAACCTTTGCGCTTGAGGATTAAAGTCTGCATGTTCTGAAACCAGTAACATTACATGATAGAAAAGCAAAACCTCAAAAGAGCTACGGAGTCCGAAACTACTTTGTGAACACTGCTATAATTTCTGCATGATCTCGTACAAGAGGTCAAAACACATCCAAGTATTAAATGGTTATCCCATGTATTATATGTTTATTGGACGAGGAACCATTGGGATCTATTCAAATTCAACATATGGTGCCTTTTTTAAGAAATGGAACTGGTATCCCCTCAGTTTTCTTACATATCAAGATACAAATattgcaaaattcgtagtgaAGTCGGTGAGAAAATGGGATCTAAATATCGCACCTCTGACATTGAGCATGTTTCCAAGGAAAAATAATAGTTCGTAATTGTGAAAGATGTGTGTTTGAACTGTCTTTCAAGTGGAAGTGATTGCTAGAAACAGCATCAGAATATAAAGCCGGAAAGTGGTAAGCCTATTATCATGGATGTGTAATGTTTATGAGGACATATGGATCACCATATTTTGAGCAGTAAGAAATATTGTCCCCTTTCATGCACTTCAGGAGACATAGCAACAAATGAAAATTGCTTTTTCCAAACTTTTACTGAATCTTTCCTGTTAACTGTGTCAGTTTTTCTGTCTGACGATGAAGCTATTCTCACTGCCTCAATCTTTCTGTTACACAGCCTGGTGAAATCACCAGTAGCAGAAGCTCGACTGAGTTGGCTCATGTATGGAACAAGGCGGTGGATGAGACTCTTGGACGACTTGTTGTATACCTTAGCTCTCGTGGATGGTGATTCAAGCACCATTTTGAACATGGCAAGTGAGGAAGCGCACAGGGCAGTGCGAGACTTTCAAGCCATTGTTGTGCTGAAACATAACAGATGTACTTGACATTTCTCTGCACCCGGAGTTGAACATGTTTTGTTTTAAAAGCTTCCCCAGTGACCTAATTATGTTGAATATGGTTGATTCTGCCGTACATTGTTCCCTGAACAAGGATCTGGATGTTACCTCATGGTCAATGCTCTAACCCTGTGGAAAGCCTGGTTCCTCTAAATATTATGCATATATATGTTGAAGAACTAATAAATATTATCATTGATTACTTGTATATGTATTAATAATTGACAATTCAGCTTTTCCAGCATTTTATCTCCAAGTTCTATATAGTTTGTGAGCTAGATAAGTTCTTAATCTGCAGTAAACAAGAGCTTAAGTTTTAAACTTCATTTTACTAGTTATGAGGGAATGCAAGGATAATCTTGCTAGAGTGTTCGTGCCGACATTGTTCCAAGCACACTTATGACTAAGCTCTTCTGATCTTCGTGGACAGACCTGACTTCAAGTTTTTTTTAGAGGACTTTACTTCAAAATTTAAAGAACGCAGAGCATGCTTCAATTTTCCGCCTGTTGCTAGGTGGAAGCAAGAGCATAAAAGAAGTGAAGCATGAAGCTTAAGCTTAGTGTTATGAAGCTTAGTGTTTTAGCTTTCTTTCTTAGTTGCTTGCTTTCTTATTTTTCTTTATTCCTCGTGTTAAGGGTTGAAGTCTAGATACTTATATATCTTAAGATTATGATAGTAGATATTTACTTGTGAACGTTCATGATCGGATAATTTCcttaatctaaaattttccgtTTTCCAAAATAGTCCACATTTACACAAGCAGTAGCACCCGACCTTGGCCCAACTCTCTGGGCCCATTCAAATCTACCGAACCAACTacacgcacacacgcacgcACACGTAGCCCGCGGGCCCTGAAGCTATCGCCGCACTACGCGTTTGACTTGGTCGCGCCCGCGTCCGCGCCAGCgccaccgcgcgccgccgccatccggcGGCGCACTACGGCGTACGCCACGCCGACAGCcactagcgccgccgccgcggcgccgacgAACACTCCGGCCACCGTGCGGTGCCTGACCATCCTGACGGGAgccacgccgcccgcctccTGGTCGGCCCTAGCGACGCTCGCCGTAGTTCCTCTGACCGCGGACTCCCTCAGCTGCTGCTGCCCGCGCGGTGCGAGCGCTGGCGCTGACGCGACGCTGTGCGCCCGCCGGGCGCGCGCGCTGGGGTGGAAGAAGTCGTACGCGGCCGGCGAGAGCGCGAGCGGGCTCTCGAAAGGGAGCCCGTGCGGGTGCGCCGCCGTGGGCCTCTCCTCGGCCTGCCCGAGGGGTAGGAGCAGAAGAGCgatcgcagccgccgccgccgccattgccgtgATCTTTCCCATGGTTTGAGTTGCACCTTGAACTTTCAGCTGGTGCTTGCTGTTCTCGATCACATTAGTGTGCAGGTGAGTTTGAGCTTGAATTCGTAGTGCTAAGTGCTTATATAGAGGCCCTAGGAGTAAGCAAGCAAAGGTACGGTGTGTGAGGCTTTGCTTCTACTGCAATTCTTGTAGTGGCAAGCGAAAGGGGGGCAGAATGATGAGGTGGTGTGGAGAGATGGAATGATGTCCTGCGAGAGCTTTAGCTCCAGGTGCAGACGATATCCATGGAGGGGTGAGACACATCCTTAATCAGTCTTGCTTAAATCCTGTTTATTCAGACTAGTTAGGGGATCAATCATAGTCACTCCAACATGTGTTTCAGAAACACTGCTAGTTTGTTATTATTTTAAAGCATGCCTTTTACGCAACTTTTCGTTAGCTTTCTATTCGCTTTCGGGCTATTAATGATGGAAGCATTCTTTTGCCAAAGAGGGATGAGCAGAGGATCCTTTGTAATCTTAGGACTTCAGTCATTGAGATTGAGTTGAATATCTTGTAGGTATTGGCGAGGTTATGCACTAGTGTTTGTTTAAGGTCATGTTTGGCCGGGCTTCACTCGGCTCCGGCTTCAGTACCGTAGACCACCGTAGCGGAGCCAGGAGAAGCTTCAACAAcccagctccaccagctcctTCTATCCCCTAGGCAAAAAGGagcggagccgagctggagctGTTTTTCTTACCGCTACAGGACGAAATAGTGCAGCACAGTAACAAGGAGCTGAAGCCGGTGGGGGAGGAGTCCTGCCAAAGAGGCTCTAATTATTTTGGTGTAGGATTGATCACGGCAAACTTAGAAGTAACTCTTGATCAGTAAAAGGGCTACAAAAAGATGCCTCAGGAGCTAATGTGACAGCAGCCAAATACATTACACACACAGCGTACAAAACTAGCAGGCATCAATGCAGATTAATCTCTGCAAGCAGGGTGAATTCTTATATGAACACACCACCCCCGGAATCATCCACTCCAGAGCTGCTTTTATCATCCAGGCCCCAATTTGCACTAGATAAACCATCCAAGGCCCAGAAAAGCCCAGGCAACACCTGCAGGGACGCAGCAGAGGGCATGATTCTTACCTCCCCTTCTTCGCGCACCCAGCCATgccctgccgcgcgcgccaaCGCCCCAGGCATGATTGCTGCCAGCGGCAGGGACaaggccgcgcgcgcgcgcaccgccgcctGCCGTGCCGAATCCATCTATTCGGCGAgcgcccgccaccgccgctgccgccgcgagCAATTGAACAGGCGTGGCATGCAGCCATGCCCCACGTTCCGTTGCCTTTACTCCTCCATCTTTTCCAGAGGGGACCGTCCGGGGACATTGCAATGCAGAAACTGTCTGTCTCTGAATGTGCTGTTGAACTTGTTGCACTAGCACCCAGCCACTCTTCAGAAGCACAAAGATATATTACTAGGAATCTTTCAGGGTATTGGCTGATAGGGTTCTCTGTTAAATGCATTGGACAAGAAGGACAAGGATGCCACGTACTGTGATGTATCTTTAGACTTTAGGTTAACTCTGCAACTGTCGAAGGCTAAAATGTTATGCAAATATACAATGGATATAGTTCGCTGTACGCAGAATGTTGGTGGGAATCTTGTGTTATTTTAATTTGTGTAATCATGCCCAAGGAGGCATGGCTTAGATTGTATGATTGCTCCCTTTTGTTGGAGGGAGTAGGGATATGGGGGAAGGAAAGGAAGTGAAGACATGGCATTCAAAATCTCCTTTGTTTATCTTCACTTTGTGTTACTGCTTCTGCAGTTCTGATGCACAACTTTCAGTGTgtttcagaaaaatgccaaggCTCAATTTCACCAGAATAACTAGTGTACCAGAAAATGACGTTACATTGTAGAGCAGGCATGTAGCGCATTACAACTTCTCAACAGCAGTACATGACTTCaaaaagacaaaaaaaaaagaaagaaagaaagaaaggagacCAAAAGACCTTGAGAGTCTGAAGTAAGGACCAAATTAAAAGACCCTTGAGAGTCTGAAGTAATGGTACATATTGAACATGATCCAAGAGGGGGCCAGGGCGAAAAGACTGCCTTGTGCAACTTTTAAGGAGGCGATCATGATGCTTTATCCGAGCGCATTGTCTCCGAATACATGCTCTTCACTCCAGGCACGGCTGATCATCGCGAGATCCAAGAACTCGTTATACCTATCCAGCCTTGAAAGAGCCCAGTGCCTTGAGAGCGCTTGCCCGCAGGACGTGCTCGTGGTAAAGCGTGGCGATGGCCGCCCCGATGAGAGGCCCTACCCAGAAGATCCACTGCACAAGAAATGATCAATTCATCCTTTTAAAAAATAGAAATGATTAATTGCAAGGAAACAATAGGGGGGAAATTAATTTGCAGGGAAAACACTCATCACTATTTTCGGATGAGCATAGTTTTATGTTCCTGTCTCAGTTCACGATTGAGTTTTATAAATGTGGAGTCTTGTAAGAAGTACTACCTGATCATGCCATGCACTGGCCTGGTTGTTGGCAACGGCGGCGCTGAAGCTCCTCGCCGGGTTGCTGCCCGTGCCCGTGATGGGATGGTGGCCAGGTGCACCACGAACACCGGGAAACCGATCGGCAGGGGAGCAAGGGCCTGCAAGACCATCCGTGAGTTCAAGCAATATATAGCAACTCCCTCTCCGCAGAAAGACATCAAACCCTGGCGCCGTACGATAACTCGTTACCGGGATGTGGCTGTCGCGCGCGTTCGCTTCGCGTCGGTGGCCGAGAAGACGGTGTAGACGAGCACGAACGTGCCCACGACCTCGGCGGCGAGCCCCGTGCCCTTGCTGTACTCGTCGCCCACAACGAGCGGCGCGAAGGTACCCGGCGGCGAGCGGACCACCCTGACGAGGCCCGCGCCGCAGACGGCGCCAAGGCACTGCGCGGCGACGTAgagcgcggcgcggggcagcgACACTGTATGTCagtgaaggggcctcgctcccatactaaCGCTCAGTTTACCAGTACTCTATGTTGTTGAAGGgggctcgctcccatacttctagtacgcTCCATTTACTAGTCTCCGACTAATACtctacttccagtaacgctcagtttACTGGTTCCCGACTAATACTCAGGagacctcgctcccatacttctactaacgctccgtttactagtCCTCGACAAGTACTCTGTGTTACTGAAGGTACCTCGCTCccgtacttccagtaacgctccgtttactagttgcaaactagtactctatgttactaaagagATCTTGCTCTCATACTTCCAATAACGCTCCGTTTACTGGTACTAAATTAATATTATGCGTAGTCTGCATTGTTTAAGGGGCTTTGTTCCCATCTTCCGGTAACATTTCGATTACTAGTTCCTCACTCCCATACTCCCTGACCTAGCCAAGAAGGTTGAGGAGGAGTCCGCTCTCGacgcgacttcaactcgtgctgcactAGAACTTCTCGGGTCAGATGAAATCCGATCTAGCGGAAGAGCGTACCCGACTCCTATTCGGGCTACAAAACGGGCTCCTATTTGCCAAAAGTCCATGCAATTTGAGTCCCATCCAATGCCCGATGGCATCTGCTCAAGAAGGCTATGCGGCTGTGCAACTCCGTCTCGCCCTGTACGTCGATCTCTGTCAGGCTACGGTGTGTACCGCAGCTGCCGTTACTCTTCGTCTACTCGGCACGACTCAAGTTTGCATCGCTGACTA from Panicum hallii strain FIL2 chromosome 9, PHallii_v3.1, whole genome shotgun sequence includes:
- the LOC112873627 gene encoding uncharacterized protein LOC112873627 yields the protein MISILAQERLLGFALGSVSMGGFVLHQRRAIYRSLAEADGSPYSYQPGEITSSRSSTELAHVWNKAVDETLGRLVVYLSSRGW